In Desulfofundulus kuznetsovii DSM 6115, the following are encoded in one genomic region:
- a CDS encoding RAMP superfamily CRISPR-associated protein, producing the protein MHSRQREKGVVPVLTGTSLAGALRARALRIANTLLPGEKAAALFEDLFGLRSVGEREKGQLKASRLLVEEAVIDEPLELVQSRVKIDRFTVGSYPTALFSEQPVFGTARTRVTIEIRLLQPQDRDIGLLLLLLKALYSVNAKCYNLDKNMKQSGELKWQ; encoded by the coding sequence TTGCATTCCAGGCAAAGAGAAAAAGGAGTAGTGCCGGTTTTAACCGGTACCAGCCTGGCCGGGGCACTGCGGGCCAGGGCTTTGCGCATAGCAAACACTCTTTTGCCCGGAGAAAAGGCTGCTGCGCTGTTCGAGGACCTGTTTGGCCTCCGGTCTGTAGGTGAAAGGGAGAAAGGACAATTGAAAGCAAGCCGCTTGCTGGTGGAGGAAGCAGTAATAGACGAGCCGCTGGAACTGGTCCAGAGCAGGGTTAAAATCGACCGCTTTACGGTGGGGTCTTATCCCACCGCACTTTTTAGTGAACAGCCAGTTTTTGGAACTGCACGGACGAGGGTGACCATTGAAATCCGCCTGCTCCAGCCTCAAGACCGGGATATTGGTTTGCTCTTGCTGCTTTTAAAAGCCCTTTACTCTGTCAATGCCAAATGTTATAATCTGGATAAAAATATGAAGCAAAGCGGTGAGTTGAAATGGCAGTAA
- the istB gene encoding IS21-like element helper ATPase IstB, with protein sequence MTKLSVKEQCKALKLAYIPSIYLEITCHDREQYLTDLFAAELEARWANRVRHLIKKAGFPAHKTLNDFDWKPVTLPASTTITHLTELTFIERCENVLALGAVGTGKTHLAIALGVRACMEGRSVRFYRCLDLVNALLESHRQGRLQRLMGELEKVDLIIIDELGFVPLLREGAELLFNVVAQAYERQSIIVTSNLQFGQWNTVLGDNRLTAALIDRLVHHAHILAFEGESYRFAESALSHSY encoded by the coding sequence GTGACCAAGTTGTCGGTGAAGGAGCAGTGTAAGGCTTTAAAACTGGCATATATCCCGTCTATTTACCTGGAGATCACCTGCCATGACCGGGAACAATACCTGACCGACCTGTTCGCAGCCGAACTGGAAGCGCGTTGGGCTAACAGGGTCCGCCACCTTATCAAGAAGGCGGGTTTCCCGGCCCATAAGACGCTGAATGACTTTGACTGGAAGCCCGTGACCTTACCGGCCTCCACCACCATCACCCATCTGACAGAACTCACCTTCATCGAGCGCTGTGAAAACGTGCTGGCGCTCGGGGCCGTGGGCACCGGCAAAACGCATTTGGCCATCGCCCTGGGGGTTCGGGCCTGCATGGAGGGGAGGAGCGTCCGTTTCTACCGGTGCCTGGACCTCGTCAACGCCCTGTTGGAAAGTCACCGCCAGGGTCGTTTGCAGCGGCTGATGGGAGAGCTAGAGAAGGTCGATCTGATTATCATCGATGAGCTTGGCTTCGTGCCACTTCTCCGTGAGGGAGCTGAACTCTTATTCAACGTTGTAGCTCAAGCGTATGAACGACAAAGTATCATTGTTACTTCCAACTTACAGTTTGGTCAGTGGAACACCGTGCTGGGGGATAACCGCCTCACAGCAGCGCTCATCGACCGTTTGGTCCACCATGCCCATATCCTGGCCTTTGAAGGGGAGAGCTATCGTTTTGCAGAAAGCGCTCTCAGCCATAGCTATTAA
- the istA gene encoding IS21 family transposase: protein MAQQQYIKHLYEQEECSIAEISRRVGVNWRTAAKYAKKDDWNQPMQQTRRRQPVMGSFVDIVDTWLMEDMLKPRKERRTAATIYRQLREQYGFKGSGRTVRAYVSRRKKELRTGAQEKYLRLEHPPGQAQVDFGTSHVVWDGVLREIKYLTFSFPYSNAGFCVPVPSENTECLLYAMILVFEWIGGVPPEIWFDNLSAAVVGVGKGEQRELTETFRRFMLHYRFEAKFCNSGKGNEKGHVENKVGYTRRNWLIPYPTVSSYEELTAELYRRALEDMQRSHYEKGVTIAELWEEDKKALLPLPATPFEPVRFETARVNKYGQVQCCGEVYPVPSAQVGETVLLKLWWDCVEVFSSTQERLAHLPRHYTLKTQPIDWKGYFRIFIRKPRGARHATMYRFLPEPVRQYLEACDPEAYRERLKFIHTLLEEGFTIEDIARVLEEVAKYPAADSALIRHKLYRITFPDAPLEALNETYTPDSVRRYTPEINIYDRLVPQAGGKGGELRDQVVGEGAV, encoded by the coding sequence ATGGCCCAACAACAGTATATCAAACATCTTTATGAGCAGGAAGAGTGCAGTATTGCCGAAATTAGCCGGCGGGTAGGCGTCAACTGGCGAACAGCGGCTAAGTACGCCAAGAAAGACGACTGGAATCAGCCCATGCAGCAGACCCGGCGCCGGCAGCCGGTCATGGGGTCTTTTGTGGACATCGTGGACACCTGGCTCATGGAGGATATGCTCAAGCCCCGCAAGGAGCGCCGCACTGCGGCTACCATTTACCGGCAACTACGTGAGCAATATGGTTTCAAGGGGTCGGGGAGAACGGTGCGAGCATACGTTTCCCGCCGCAAGAAAGAACTCCGTACTGGAGCGCAAGAGAAATACTTGCGGTTGGAGCACCCACCCGGACAAGCCCAGGTGGATTTCGGGACAAGCCACGTGGTATGGGACGGAGTACTAAGGGAAATTAAGTACCTAACATTCTCCTTCCCCTACAGCAATGCCGGTTTTTGCGTACCGGTGCCCAGCGAAAATACGGAATGCTTGCTCTACGCTATGATCCTGGTTTTCGAGTGGATAGGCGGCGTTCCGCCGGAAATTTGGTTCGATAACCTTTCGGCAGCAGTTGTGGGTGTGGGGAAAGGCGAACAACGGGAACTAACCGAAACTTTCCGCCGGTTCATGCTCCACTACCGGTTTGAGGCTAAGTTCTGTAACAGCGGCAAGGGCAACGAAAAAGGCCACGTTGAGAATAAAGTGGGCTATACACGGCGCAACTGGCTCATACCATACCCGACGGTTTCAAGTTACGAGGAATTAACGGCTGAGCTTTACCGGCGAGCCTTAGAGGATATGCAACGCTCCCACTACGAGAAAGGCGTTACAATTGCCGAGCTGTGGGAAGAGGACAAAAAAGCGCTCCTTCCCCTGCCCGCTACCCCCTTTGAACCAGTCCGATTCGAGACTGCCCGTGTGAACAAGTATGGCCAGGTGCAATGCTGCGGAGAAGTATATCCGGTGCCAAGCGCACAGGTTGGAGAGACGGTGCTTCTCAAGCTCTGGTGGGACTGCGTGGAAGTCTTCAGCTCCACTCAAGAGCGTTTAGCCCATCTCCCCCGCCACTACACATTAAAAACCCAACCCATCGACTGGAAAGGGTACTTTAGGATTTTCATCCGTAAACCAAGGGGTGCCCGGCATGCGACCATGTACCGGTTCCTCCCCGAACCGGTTCGTCAGTACCTGGAAGCATGTGATCCGGAAGCATACCGGGAACGACTAAAGTTCATCCATACCCTCTTGGAAGAAGGGTTCACCATCGAGGATATCGCCCGAGTCTTGGAGGAGGTCGCAAAATACCCGGCGGCAGATAGCGCCTTAATCCGTCATAAGCTGTACCGCATTACATTCCCGGACGCTCCCCTGGAGGCCTTAAACGAGACCTATACGCCGGATAGCGTCAGGCGCTATACACCCGAGATCAACATCTATGACCGGCTGGTGCCGCAGGCGGGCGGGAAAGGAGGTGAACTCCGTGACCAAGTTGTCGGTGAAGGAGCAGTGTAA
- a CDS encoding DUF6431 domain-containing protein: MEQVEYLLEVTAMQQIFYTPVPPEEYARLGKDFPFPQPTSCPNPGCLVKAPPQKHGFYQRNVIAANFCGRILIRRYYCKYCRTTISYLPSFCLPYFQYSVEIIFTALWYTLVSHHSFSECLNLLKEFFVYLYWNTGHLQFYVRRFLTNLNNIKVGLRQLLPRVSLPQDSQDKKEGARKVLHIVAAGFPRIQTFSSRFYAQCGYSFMAPLHNILA, encoded by the coding sequence GTGGAACAGGTAGAATATTTACTGGAAGTGACCGCCATGCAGCAGATATTTTACACGCCTGTACCGCCGGAAGAATACGCCCGCCTGGGCAAAGATTTTCCTTTTCCCCAACCCACCTCATGCCCCAACCCCGGTTGTCTGGTCAAGGCACCCCCTCAAAAACACGGTTTTTATCAACGCAACGTCATCGCGGCAAATTTCTGTGGCCGGATTCTCATCCGCCGCTACTACTGCAAATACTGCCGGACCACCATTTCGTACCTGCCTTCCTTCTGCCTGCCGTATTTCCAGTATTCGGTTGAGATAATCTTTACCGCCCTTTGGTATACTCTGGTTTCCCACCACTCATTTTCCGAGTGTTTAAATCTGCTGAAAGAGTTTTTCGTGTACCTGTACTGGAACACTGGCCATCTGCAATTCTACGTGCGGAGATTTTTAACCAACTTAAACAACATCAAAGTGGGCCTGCGCCAGCTTCTCCCCAGGGTCAGCCTCCCACAGGACAGCCAGGACAAAAAAGAAGGAGCCAGAAAGGTACTGCACATTGTGGCAGCTGGATTTCCCCGGATCCAGACCTTCTCCAGCAGGTTTTATGCCCAATGTGGGTACTCTTTTATGGCTCCTCTGCACAATATTTTAGCATAA